Below is a window of Moorella thermoacetica DNA.
GGTCGACCACCACCACCTGGTTAGCCACCGCCCAGGAAAGGGCCTGAATTGCCTGCTCCTCTTTTACCCCCTGATACCAAATCCGGACCCAGAAGGCACCCAGCACCGCCAGGGCGATTATTAACAATCCCCGGACGCGCCGCCGGGGAACAAAGACTACCCGCGCCATGAGCCCGCCTCCCCCCATAATAAATATGCCCCCGATTAATTCGCTACGCCAGGGAAGTATTACCTGCAAGACAGGAAAAATTATTTGCGGCGGCCAATCCTTGATCCTTTCCTCAGCCCTTGTTAAAATTGATTCCTAAATAACAACGGCTTTAAACCTTAAGAAGGGAAGAAAACCCGTGGCTGTAATCGAAGTCCGGAACCTGGTCAAGCGCTTTAATGATCTGGAAGCCGTAGCCGGGGTCACCTTCAATGTTGAAGAGGGGGAAATCTTCGGCTTCCTGGGGCCCAACGGCGCCGGTAAGTCGACTACCATCAAGATGCTCTGCACCCTCCTCAAACCCACGGCGGGCCGCCTTACCCTGGCCGGGTTTGACGTAGCCCGTGAGCCCGATGCCGTCCGGCGCTCCATCGGCCTGGTTTTCCAGGACAACTCCCTGGACGACCGCCTGACGGCAGAAGAAAACCTTTACCTGCACGGCCTCCTCTATGGCCTCAGCCGGGCGGCCATCAAAGAAAGGATAGTAGAAGTCCTGGCCATGGTCGACCTGGCTGACCGCCGTCGGGACATCGTCCGCACCTTCTCCGGCGGCATGCGCCGGCGGCTGGAGATCGCCCGTGGCCTGTTGCACCACCCCAGGGTACTCTTCCTGGACGAGCCGACGGTAGGCCTGGACCCCCAGACCCGCAGCGCCATCTGGCAGCACATCCACCGGCTGCGCCGGGAAAAAAACATTACCATCTTTATGACCACCCACTATATGGATGAAGCAGAAAACTGCGACCGCATCGCCATCATCGACCACGGCCGTATCCAGGCCCTGGACACCCCGGACAACCTTAAACGCCAGCTGGGGGGCGACGTGGTCACCCTGACGACCATCGACGATTCCCGGCTGCAGCAGGAGATCGCCGGCCGTTACGGGGTCAGGGTAATCAAAGACGAGGAGGGCCTGCGCCTCCAGGTTAGTGACGGAGCCACCTTCATCCCCCGGGTGGCCGCCGATTTCGGCGGACAAATTAACAGTATATCCTTGCGGCGCCCCACCCTGGACGACGTTTTCTTAAACCTTACGGGCCGGGCCATCCGCGAAGAAAAACCCTCGGCTGCCAGCCTCATGCGTCTGAACCGCCGCCACGGCCGCCGGCGCCATTAGGAAGAAGGAGGAAAATTCTATGCAACCTGCCCTGCGGGCCATCTACACCATCTGGTACCGGGAGTTTATCCGCTTCATCCGGGAGCGCAGCCGCCTCATTGGCATGATCGGCCAACCCCTCCTTTACCTGCTCATCGTCGGCCAGGGAATCTCGGCGGCCATGGGTTTCCGGGGTGTACCGGCCAATATCCCTGTAAATTACGTCCAGTTCATGTATCCCGGCATCCTGGGGATGTCCGTCCTTTTTACCTCCATCTTCTCCGGTGTCTCCATCATCTGGGACCGGGAATTCGGTTTCCTCAAGGAAGTCCTGGTAGCGCCGGTACCCCGCTGGGCCACGGCCCTGGGTAAGGCCCTGGGAGGCAGTACCGTGGCCATCGTCCAGGCTGCCATCATGCTCTTCCTGGCACCTTTTGTTAAAGTATCCCTGACCCCCCTGATGATCTTACAGCTCCTGGGAACCCTGTTCCTTATTTCCCTGGCCCTGACCTTCTTCGGTAT
It encodes the following:
- a CDS encoding daunorubicin resistance protein DrrA family ABC transporter ATP-binding protein yields the protein MAVIEVRNLVKRFNDLEAVAGVTFNVEEGEIFGFLGPNGAGKSTTIKMLCTLLKPTAGRLTLAGFDVAREPDAVRRSIGLVFQDNSLDDRLTAEENLYLHGLLYGLSRAAIKERIVEVLAMVDLADRRRDIVRTFSGGMRRRLEIARGLLHHPRVLFLDEPTVGLDPQTRSAIWQHIHRLRREKNITIFMTTHYMDEAENCDRIAIIDHGRIQALDTPDNLKRQLGGDVVTLTTIDDSRLQQEIAGRYGVRVIKDEEGLRLQVSDGATFIPRVAADFGGQINSISLRRPTLDDVFLNLTGRAIREEKPSAASLMRLNRRHGRRRH
- a CDS encoding ABC transporter permease — translated: MQPALRAIYTIWYREFIRFIRERSRLIGMIGQPLLYLLIVGQGISAAMGFRGVPANIPVNYVQFMYPGILGMSVLFTSIFSGVSIIWDREFGFLKEVLVAPVPRWATALGKALGGSTVAIVQAAIMLFLAPFVKVSLTPLMILQLLGTLFLISLALTFFGIAIASRMETMEGFQMIMNFLIMPLFFLSGAIFPMTNLPGWMNFLMKIDPLTYGVDALRRLIYAGADPRVLEFLVHYSLGFDLTVITAMVLILGFLGSWSFSRQE